The following coding sequences are from one Kallotenue papyrolyticum window:
- the rpoC gene encoding DNA-directed RNA polymerase subunit beta', which produces MPEINDFNAIRISLASPEEILSWSRGEVTKPETINYRTLKPERDGLFCEKIFGPVKDWECYCGKYKRVRYKGVVCDKCGVEVTRAKVRRERMGHISLASPVSHIWFVKGTPSRLGLLLDISPRNLERVLYFAAYIITEVDEEALALVRERLQADYTVRRAEIEGQARGRGEDVASRISEELARMDEELAATQREIRERYAEQIAELEDEAQELRERLEPLLERAATEDIEFRGVTLAEKGEPISEYHLNRLDELVEGEIERLKERRDRELEDAEALVGARRDQREHAAEQARSKLSDEAEQELAQLRAEEKEKLARLAEIEVGKIISESEYRALRELAPGTFKAEMGAGAVRDLVSRIDLDALAAQLQEQIQTAPVSSQKRKKATKRLRVVEAFRKSGNKPEWMILTVLPVIPPDLRPMVQLDGGRFATSDLNDLYRRVINRNNRLKRLMELNAPEIIVRNEKRMLQEAVDALIDNGRRGRAVSGKGKHRLKSLSDMLKGKQGRFRQNLLGKRVDYSGRSVIVVGPTLQLHQCGLPKKMALELFKPFVMRRLVEKGHAHNIKAAKRSVERVKPEVWDALEEVIKDYLVLLNRAPSLHRLSIQAFEAVLIEGSAIQLHPLVCAAFNADFDGDQMAVHVPLSRKAQEEARTRMLSKYNLLSPAHGEPIITPAQDIVLGCFYLTQVRDEEHGGYGAGKVFASVDEAMLAHTNGVVHIQAPIRVVIEDYIVGEEEGVSMPAKELPGVDGRPRYLIETTVGRLIFNTALRFPDEPAPGEDGFRSPLHFRNRTIVKKGLGQVIADCYRFYSQPEHLTPERRAEIVAQFGDLPEEELLRFYASERTAQLADRIKALGFKYSTLGGMTFSAADVEIPPEKQAIMAEADERVRKTERDFRRGLITEEERYREVVETWNEATNKITEAVQRNMNRYGPIWAMFYSGARGNIGNIRQLAGIRGLMADPNGRIIETPIRASFREGLTVLEYFISTHGGRKGLADTAMRTADAGYLTRRLVDVAQDVIVTIEDCGTSDGQWLFEADRDEVRAGLRERIIGRIAARDIIDPTTGEVLVERNREITEALADRLLAAGVDRVFVRTPLVCQAEHGVCRLCYGRNLATGQLVGVGEAVGIIAAQSIGEPGTQLTLRTFHTGGVAAAEDITKGLPRIQEIFEARTPKNKAIIAEIDGTVRIERHEDTRTLTIEADPAPPDVLDVPADYNIVVQGGALVETNQVLAESNRVDSDAPPLRARMAGIVSISEDGRRIMVYAPQQADDRRSYVLPHTARLRPGIQDGAHVTAGTQLTEGSIDPQELLLVMGKQAVQTYLVNEAQKVYRDQGVPINDKHIEIIVRQMLRRVRIEDPGDTDLLPSELIDQVEFQRINRAVLAQGGEPALGTPVLLGLIKASLTTDSFLAAASFQETTRVLTEAAINGKVDYLRGLKENVVIGKLIPAGTGLQQRRQLAAARAQAAAGDGALSGGAVATLGGDGVAAGGDGMTRDEFAALARERDTSVLDNLMLDALFNRQSSQLDAAIDRLDESREPAGIYSDPQPLDETDRGYFENAAPNDQAEARAEAEARRHLNPEVADELADAQDE; this is translated from the coding sequence CGCCTACATCATCACCGAGGTGGACGAGGAGGCGCTGGCGCTGGTGCGCGAGCGCCTGCAGGCCGATTACACCGTGCGTCGCGCCGAGATCGAGGGCCAGGCGCGCGGACGCGGCGAGGATGTCGCCTCGCGCATCAGCGAAGAGCTGGCGCGCATGGACGAGGAGCTGGCCGCGACGCAGCGCGAGATCCGCGAGCGCTATGCCGAGCAGATCGCCGAGCTGGAGGATGAGGCCCAGGAGCTGCGCGAGCGGCTGGAGCCGCTGCTGGAGCGTGCCGCAACCGAGGATATCGAGTTCCGCGGCGTAACGCTGGCGGAGAAGGGCGAGCCGATCTCCGAGTATCACCTCAATCGGTTGGATGAGCTGGTCGAGGGCGAGATCGAGCGCCTCAAGGAGCGCCGCGATCGCGAGTTGGAGGATGCCGAAGCGCTGGTCGGCGCGCGTCGCGATCAGCGCGAGCATGCCGCCGAGCAGGCGCGCTCCAAGCTCTCGGACGAGGCGGAGCAGGAGCTGGCCCAGCTGCGCGCCGAAGAAAAGGAGAAGCTGGCGCGGCTCGCCGAGATCGAGGTCGGCAAGATCATCTCGGAGTCGGAGTACCGCGCCCTGCGTGAGCTGGCGCCGGGCACCTTCAAGGCCGAGATGGGCGCGGGCGCGGTACGTGACCTGGTGTCGCGCATCGATCTGGACGCGTTGGCAGCGCAGCTCCAGGAGCAGATCCAGACCGCGCCGGTGTCGAGCCAGAAGCGCAAAAAGGCCACCAAGCGCCTGCGCGTGGTGGAGGCCTTCCGCAAGAGCGGCAACAAGCCGGAGTGGATGATCCTGACGGTGCTGCCGGTGATCCCACCCGATCTGCGCCCAATGGTGCAGCTCGACGGCGGTCGCTTCGCCACCTCCGACCTGAACGACCTCTACCGCCGCGTGATCAACCGCAACAACCGTCTGAAGCGGCTCATGGAGCTGAACGCGCCCGAGATCATCGTGCGCAACGAGAAGCGCATGCTCCAGGAGGCGGTCGACGCGCTGATCGACAACGGACGGCGTGGGCGCGCTGTGTCGGGCAAGGGCAAGCACCGCCTCAAGAGCCTGAGCGACATGCTCAAGGGCAAGCAGGGGCGTTTCCGCCAAAACCTGCTCGGCAAGCGCGTGGACTACTCCGGTCGCTCGGTGATCGTGGTCGGGCCGACGCTGCAACTACACCAGTGCGGTCTGCCCAAGAAGATGGCGCTGGAGCTGTTCAAGCCCTTCGTGATGCGCCGCCTGGTGGAGAAGGGCCATGCCCACAACATCAAGGCCGCCAAGCGTTCGGTCGAGCGCGTCAAGCCGGAGGTGTGGGACGCGCTGGAAGAGGTGATCAAGGACTACCTGGTGCTGCTCAACCGCGCGCCCTCGCTGCACCGCCTGTCGATCCAGGCCTTTGAAGCGGTGCTGATCGAAGGCTCGGCGATCCAGTTGCACCCGCTGGTCTGCGCCGCCTTCAACGCCGATTTCGACGGCGACCAGATGGCCGTGCACGTGCCGCTCTCGCGCAAGGCGCAGGAGGAGGCGCGCACGCGCATGCTCTCCAAATACAACCTGCTGTCGCCGGCGCACGGCGAGCCGATCATCACGCCGGCGCAGGATATCGTGCTGGGCTGCTTCTACCTGACGCAGGTGCGTGATGAGGAGCACGGCGGCTACGGCGCGGGCAAGGTCTTCGCCAGCGTGGACGAGGCCATGCTGGCGCATACCAACGGCGTGGTGCACATCCAGGCGCCGATCCGCGTGGTGATCGAAGACTACATCGTCGGCGAGGAAGAGGGCGTGAGCATGCCGGCCAAGGAGCTGCCCGGCGTCGATGGCCGGCCACGCTACCTGATCGAGACCACCGTCGGTCGGCTGATCTTCAACACTGCGCTGCGCTTCCCGGACGAGCCCGCGCCCGGCGAGGACGGCTTCCGCTCGCCGTTGCACTTCCGCAACCGCACCATCGTCAAGAAGGGCCTGGGCCAGGTGATCGCCGATTGCTACCGCTTCTACAGCCAGCCTGAGCACCTGACGCCGGAGCGCCGCGCCGAGATCGTGGCGCAGTTCGGCGATCTGCCCGAAGAGGAGCTCTTGCGCTTCTACGCCTCGGAGCGCACGGCGCAACTGGCCGACCGCATCAAGGCGCTGGGCTTCAAGTACTCGACGCTGGGCGGCATGACCTTCTCGGCTGCCGATGTCGAGATTCCGCCGGAGAAGCAGGCGATCATGGCCGAGGCCGACGAGCGCGTGCGCAAGACCGAGCGCGACTTCCGCCGCGGTCTGATCACCGAGGAGGAGCGCTACCGCGAGGTGGTCGAGACCTGGAACGAGGCGACCAACAAGATCACCGAGGCGGTGCAGCGCAACATGAACCGCTACGGGCCGATCTGGGCCATGTTCTACTCCGGCGCGCGCGGCAACATCGGCAACATCCGTCAGCTCGCGGGTATTCGCGGCCTGATGGCCGATCCCAATGGGCGTATCATTGAAACGCCGATCCGCGCCAGCTTCCGCGAAGGGCTAACCGTGCTCGAATACTTCATTTCGACGCACGGCGGGCGCAAGGGTCTGGCCGATACCGCCATGCGTACGGCGGACGCCGGCTACCTGACGCGCCGGCTGGTGGACGTCGCCCAGGATGTGATCGTGACGATCGAGGATTGCGGCACCAGCGATGGGCAGTGGCTCTTCGAGGCCGACCGCGATGAGGTGCGCGCCGGGCTGCGCGAGCGCATCATCGGGCGGATTGCCGCGCGCGACATCATCGACCCGACCACCGGCGAGGTGCTGGTCGAGCGCAACCGCGAGATCACCGAGGCGCTGGCGGATCGTCTGCTGGCAGCGGGCGTGGATCGCGTCTTCGTGCGCACGCCGCTGGTTTGCCAGGCTGAGCATGGTGTCTGCCGCCTGTGCTATGGCCGCAACCTGGCCACCGGCCAGTTGGTGGGCGTGGGCGAGGCGGTTGGCATCATTGCCGCCCAGTCGATCGGCGAGCCGGGTACCCAGTTGACGCTGCGCACCTTCCACACCGGTGGCGTGGCCGCGGCCGAGGACATCACCAAGGGTCTGCCGCGCATCCAGGAGATCTTCGAGGCGCGTACGCCCAAGAACAAGGCGATCATCGCCGAGATCGACGGCACGGTGCGCATCGAGCGCCACGAGGATACGCGCACGCTAACGATCGAGGCCGATCCCGCGCCGCCGGATGTGCTCGACGTGCCTGCCGATTACAACATCGTGGTGCAGGGCGGCGCGCTGGTGGAGACCAACCAGGTGCTGGCCGAGAGCAACCGCGTCGACAGCGACGCACCGCCGCTGCGTGCGCGCATGGCCGGCATCGTCTCGATCAGCGAAGATGGGCGCCGGATCATGGTCTATGCGCCGCAGCAGGCCGACGATCGCCGTTCGTATGTGCTGCCGCACACGGCACGCCTGCGCCCCGGCATCCAGGATGGCGCGCATGTGACCGCCGGCACGCAGCTTACCGAGGGGTCGATCGATCCGCAGGAACTGCTGCTGGTGATGGGCAAGCAGGCGGTACAGACCTACCTGGTCAACGAGGCGCAAAAGGTCTATCGCGACCAGGGCGTGCCGATCAACGACAAGCATATCGAGATCATCGTGCGCCAGATGCTGCGACGCGTGCGTATCGAGGATCCGGGCGATACCGATCTGCTGCCCAGCGAACTGATCGACCAGGTTGAGTTCCAACGCATCAATCGTGCCGTGCTGGCGCAGGGCGGCGAGCCCGCGCTGGGCACGCCCGTGCTGCTGGGGCTGATTAAGGCCTCGCTCACCACCGACTCGTTCCTGGCGGCGGCCTCGTTCCAGGAGACGACGCGCGTGCTGACCGAGGCGGCGATCAACGGTAAGGTCGACTACCTGCGCGGCCTGAAGGAGAACGTGGTCATCGGCAAGTTGATCCCGGCGGGCACCGGTCTGCAGCAGCGCCGGCAACTGGCGGCGGCCCGGGCGCAGGCGGCCGCCGGCGATGGTGCGTTGAGCGGCGGCGCGGTTGCGACGCTGGGCGGTGATGGCGTCGCCGCCGGCGGCGACGGCATGACGCGCGACGAGTTTGCGGCGCTGGCACGCGAGCGCGACACCTCGGTGTTGGACAACCTGATGCTGGACGCGCTCTTCAATCGCCAGAGCAGCCAGCTCGACGCGGCGATCGATCGGCTGGATGAGTCGCGTGAGCCGGCGGGGATCTACAGCGATCCGCAGCCGCTGGACGAGACCGACCGTGGCTACTTCGAGAACGCCGCACCCAACGATCAGGCCGAGGCGCGTGCCGAGGCGGAAGCGCGCCGCCACCTCAATCCAGAGGTGGCCGACGAGCTCGCCGACGCACAGGACGAGTAG
- a CDS encoding long-chain-fatty-acid--CoA ligase: MVNAAWFHHYEPNVPHTLTYPDIPLHQFLTDSARRYPDNIATRFALKYLFGGKLLIGGTLTYRQLEDNANRFAAALMELGVKPGDRVAVMLPNSPQFVIAFYGALKAGATVVNVNPTYTAHELETQLSDAGAETIILLNLLYRRFEQARPRTPIKRAIVTQIFDLLKPPARQLVQRAQRKEADWIEVQPGADVYRFEDLLRQHQPATTLPTVAPDDVALFQYTGGTTGTPKAAMLTHRNLVANTLQVVAWMPDAQPGKETIMAAIPFFHVYGMTVAMNYGIYLGAELVIVPNPRQLDHVMQAIQQQRATIFPGVPAMYIGIVNHPRIKEFDLRSIKACISGSAPLPVEIQQRFEALTGGRLVEGYGLTEAAPVTHCNPIHGERRAGSIGLPLPDIEAMIVDPETGLPVPWGEPREGELLVRGPNVMKGYWNRPEETAKTIDAEGWLHTGDIARMDEDGYFYIVDRAKDMINASGFKVLPREVEEVLFEHPKVLEAAVAGVPDPKRGETVKAFIVLKPGESCTPEEIEAFCRERLAPYKVPRLIEFRQELPKTQVGKVLRRVLVDEHLARQASEAPAREAA, encoded by the coding sequence GTGGTCAACGCCGCGTGGTTCCACCACTACGAACCGAACGTGCCGCACACGCTGACGTACCCCGACATCCCGCTGCACCAGTTTCTGACCGACAGTGCCCGCCGCTACCCGGACAACATTGCTACGCGTTTTGCCCTGAAGTATCTGTTTGGCGGCAAGCTTTTGATCGGCGGCACGCTCACCTACCGCCAACTGGAAGACAACGCCAATCGCTTTGCGGCGGCGCTGATGGAGTTGGGCGTCAAACCAGGCGACCGCGTCGCGGTGATGCTGCCCAATTCGCCACAATTTGTGATCGCCTTTTACGGCGCGCTCAAAGCCGGTGCCACCGTGGTCAACGTCAACCCGACCTACACCGCCCACGAGCTGGAGACCCAACTCAGCGACGCCGGCGCCGAAACGATCATCCTGCTCAATCTGCTATATCGGCGCTTCGAACAGGCACGTCCGCGCACGCCGATCAAACGCGCGATCGTGACGCAGATCTTCGATCTGCTCAAACCACCGGCACGCCAACTGGTGCAGCGCGCGCAGCGCAAGGAAGCCGACTGGATCGAAGTCCAGCCGGGCGCGGACGTATATCGCTTCGAAGACCTGTTGCGGCAGCACCAACCGGCGACCACCTTGCCCACGGTCGCGCCCGATGACGTAGCGCTCTTCCAGTACACCGGCGGCACCACCGGCACGCCCAAGGCGGCCATGCTCACCCACCGCAACCTAGTAGCCAACACGCTGCAGGTAGTGGCCTGGATGCCCGACGCGCAGCCGGGCAAAGAAACGATCATGGCGGCGATCCCCTTCTTCCACGTCTATGGCATGACCGTCGCCATGAACTACGGCATCTACCTGGGCGCTGAACTGGTGATCGTGCCCAACCCGCGGCAGCTCGACCATGTCATGCAGGCGATCCAGCAGCAACGCGCCACGATCTTTCCGGGCGTGCCGGCGATGTACATCGGCATCGTCAACCATCCGCGCATCAAAGAGTTCGACCTGCGCAGCATCAAAGCCTGTATCTCCGGCTCGGCGCCGTTGCCGGTCGAAATTCAGCAGCGCTTCGAAGCGCTGACCGGTGGCCGCCTGGTGGAAGGCTACGGCCTGACCGAGGCTGCGCCGGTAACGCACTGCAACCCGATCCATGGCGAGCGCCGCGCCGGATCGATTGGCCTGCCGCTGCCGGATATCGAAGCGATGATCGTCGATCCGGAAACCGGCCTGCCCGTGCCATGGGGCGAGCCGCGCGAGGGCGAGCTGCTGGTGCGCGGCCCGAACGTGATGAAGGGCTACTGGAACCGTCCCGAGGAGACGGCCAAAACGATCGACGCCGAGGGATGGCTGCACACCGGCGACATCGCGCGCATGGACGAGGATGGCTACTTCTACATCGTCGATCGCGCCAAAGACATGATCAACGCCAGCGGCTTCAAGGTTTTGCCGCGCGAAGTCGAGGAGGTGCTCTTCGAGCATCCCAAGGTACTGGAAGCCGCCGTCGCCGGCGTGCCCGATCCCAAGCGCGGCGAGACGGTCAAAGCCTTCATCGTGCTCAAGCCGGGCGAGAGCTGTACGCCGGAGGAGATCGAGGCCTTTTGCCGCGAGCGGCTGGCGCCCTACAAAGTGCCCAGGCTGATCGAGTTCCGCCAGGAGCTACCGAAAACGCAGGTGGGCAAGGTGCTGCGCCGCGTGCTGGTGGACGAGCACCTAGCGCGCCAAGCATCCGAAGCACCAGCGCGCGAAGCCGCCTAA
- a CDS encoding P1 family peptidase yields MAPLADLPGVFVGHATNSAQRTGCTVILCPAGAVAGVSVRGAAPGTRETDLLRPGNLVEQAHAVLLAGGSAFGLAAADGVMRWLSERGYGFPTGVVPVPIVPAAVLFDLDLGAPAWPDATMGYAACEAALHAPLAWGRVGAGAGATVGKLLGAAQASPGGVGYASLRLPDGSCVAAVVAVNALGSVIDPASNRVLAGPRLPDGTWADSVELILRAPLQGAPGRQTTIGCVITSARLDKAACNRVADLAHDGLARAIRPAHTQFDGDTLFALSAPSADAPTADPTRIGVAAAEVVTQAILHAVQPHPTPAP; encoded by the coding sequence ATGGCCCCACTTGCCGATCTTCCAGGCGTCTTCGTCGGCCACGCTACCAACAGCGCGCAGCGCACCGGCTGCACGGTGATCCTGTGCCCCGCCGGCGCGGTCGCAGGCGTCAGCGTGCGCGGCGCAGCGCCCGGCACGCGCGAGACCGATCTGTTGCGTCCGGGCAACCTGGTCGAGCAGGCGCATGCCGTGCTGCTGGCCGGCGGTAGCGCCTTTGGCCTGGCCGCTGCCGACGGCGTCATGCGCTGGCTCTCCGAGCGTGGCTATGGCTTCCCTACCGGCGTCGTACCCGTGCCGATCGTGCCGGCGGCCGTGCTCTTCGATCTGGATCTCGGCGCGCCGGCCTGGCCGGATGCGACCATGGGCTATGCCGCCTGCGAGGCGGCGCTGCACGCACCGCTGGCCTGGGGGCGGGTCGGGGCCGGCGCGGGCGCGACGGTCGGTAAGCTGCTGGGCGCGGCGCAGGCCAGCCCCGGCGGCGTGGGCTACGCCAGCCTGCGCCTGCCGGACGGCAGCTGTGTTGCCGCGGTGGTCGCCGTCAACGCGCTCGGCAGCGTCATCGATCCTGCGAGCAATCGCGTGCTGGCCGGGCCGCGCCTGCCGGACGGCACCTGGGCCGACTCGGTTGAGCTGATCCTACGCGCACCGCTCCAGGGTGCGCCTGGCCGCCAGACCACCATCGGCTGCGTCATCACCTCGGCGCGGCTGGATAAGGCCGCCTGCAATCGCGTCGCCGACCTGGCGCACGATGGCCTGGCGCGCGCGATCCGCCCGGCGCATACCCAGTTCGACGGCGATACCCTCTTCGCGCTCAGCGCGCCGTCCGCGGACGCGCCCACCGCCGATCCTACCCGCATCGGCGTGGCGGCGGCCGAAGTCGTGACCCAGGCGATCCTCCACGCCGTTCAGCCCCACCCCACGCCCGCTCCCTGA
- the tkt gene encoding transketolase, whose product MTQSFSDLDRRAANTIRGLTLDAVQQANSGHPGLPLGMADAAIVLWTRVLKYNPADPRWPDRDRFILSAGHGSMLLYALLHLTGYRHMTLEQLQRFRQYGSLTAGHPEVDLDVGIETTTGPLGQGFATGVGMAIAERHLAARFNRPGFPIVDHYTYAICSDGDLMEGVSHEAASLAGHLKLGRLIYLYDDNHVTIDGPTDLTYSDDVARRFEAYGWHVQRVDGHDMPAVADAIAAAQRESERPSLIICRTIIGYGMPNRQGTAKAHSDPPGEEEVRLAKERLGLPPDRTFYIPDDVRDYLRAAGARGAERQRAWEQLFARYRQAYPELAAEWDTMWRTTPPAGWDAELPRFDPDPKGVATRAASGKVIEAIWQRMPQLVGGSADLTPSNNTRPKGAQELQSTSFAGRYIHFGVREHGMAAALNGMALHGGLLPYGGTFFTFSDYLRPALRLAALMRCHNIFIFTHDSIGLGEDGPTHQPVEHLAACRAMPNLLVIRPSDANETVEAWRVAIEHTAGPVALVLTRQPVPVLDRRELGPAEGLRRGGYVVQDVDDPQVLLIATGSEVALALDAAKLLAERDVRARVVALPCWELFEQQDQAYRDQVLPPHITARVGVEAAARLGWDRWIGPTGAFVGVDNRFGASAPYKEIYRQYGLTPERVAEAALRQLGRPADIASSEPEAQRIPGRQPAGHEGHS is encoded by the coding sequence ATGACACAGTCCTTTAGCGATCTCGATCGCCGTGCCGCCAACACCATTCGTGGTCTCACGCTCGACGCCGTCCAGCAGGCCAACTCAGGCCATCCCGGCTTGCCGTTGGGCATGGCCGATGCTGCGATTGTGCTGTGGACGCGCGTGCTGAAGTACAATCCCGCCGATCCGCGCTGGCCCGACCGCGATCGCTTCATCCTCTCCGCCGGCCACGGCTCGATGCTGCTCTACGCGCTGTTGCATCTGACCGGCTATCGGCATATGACCCTGGAGCAATTGCAGCGCTTCCGGCAGTACGGCTCGCTCACCGCCGGCCATCCCGAAGTAGATCTCGACGTCGGCATCGAAACCACCACCGGTCCGCTGGGCCAGGGCTTCGCCACCGGGGTGGGCATGGCCATCGCCGAACGTCATCTGGCTGCCCGCTTCAACCGCCCGGGTTTTCCGATCGTCGATCACTACACCTATGCCATCTGTTCCGACGGCGACCTGATGGAGGGCGTCTCGCACGAAGCCGCTTCGCTGGCCGGCCACCTTAAGCTGGGCCGGCTGATCTACCTCTACGACGACAACCACGTCACCATCGACGGGCCAACCGATCTGACCTACAGCGATGATGTCGCACGACGCTTCGAGGCCTATGGCTGGCATGTGCAGCGTGTCGATGGCCATGATATGCCGGCCGTTGCCGACGCCATCGCCGCCGCACAGCGCGAAAGCGAGCGGCCCTCGCTGATCATCTGCCGCACGATCATCGGCTACGGTATGCCCAACCGTCAGGGTACGGCCAAAGCCCACAGCGACCCACCCGGCGAGGAAGAGGTGCGCCTGGCCAAGGAACGGCTGGGCCTGCCTCCCGATCGGACCTTCTATATCCCCGACGATGTGCGCGACTACCTGCGCGCCGCCGGCGCGCGCGGCGCCGAACGTCAGCGCGCGTGGGAACAACTCTTCGCGCGCTACCGCCAGGCCTATCCCGAACTAGCTGCCGAGTGGGATACCATGTGGCGCACTACGCCGCCTGCCGGCTGGGACGCCGAGCTGCCGCGCTTCGATCCCGATCCCAAGGGCGTGGCGACGCGCGCCGCGTCGGGCAAGGTGATCGAAGCCATCTGGCAGCGCATGCCACAGTTGGTGGGCGGCTCTGCCGACCTGACACCATCCAACAACACGCGGCCCAAGGGCGCCCAGGAGCTGCAAAGCACGTCCTTCGCCGGACGCTACATCCATTTTGGCGTGCGCGAGCACGGCATGGCCGCGGCCCTGAACGGCATGGCGCTGCACGGTGGCCTGCTACCCTATGGCGGCACCTTCTTCACCTTCTCGGACTATCTGCGCCCCGCGCTGCGGCTGGCCGCGTTGATGCGCTGTCACAACATCTTCATCTTCACCCATGACTCGATCGGCCTCGGCGAAGATGGGCCGACGCACCAGCCGGTCGAGCACCTGGCGGCCTGCCGCGCGATGCCCAACCTGCTGGTGATCCGTCCCAGCGACGCCAACGAGACGGTTGAGGCCTGGCGGGTCGCCATCGAGCATACTGCCGGGCCGGTGGCGTTGGTGCTGACACGGCAGCCGGTGCCGGTGCTGGATCGCCGGGAGCTGGGTCCGGCAGAGGGGTTGCGCCGTGGCGGCTACGTCGTGCAGGATGTGGACGATCCCCAGGTGCTGCTGATCGCCACCGGTTCAGAGGTAGCGCTGGCGCTGGATGCGGCCAAACTGCTGGCCGAGCGCGATGTGCGCGCGCGGGTCGTGGCGCTGCCCTGCTGGGAGCTCTTCGAACAGCAGGATCAGGCCTATCGCGATCAGGTGCTGCCGCCGCACATCACCGCGCGCGTCGGCGTCGAAGCCGCGGCGCGGCTGGGCTGGGACCGCTGGATCGGCCCCACCGGCGCCTTCGTGGGCGTGGACAATCGTTTCGGCGCATCGGCGCCCTACAAGGAGATCTACAGGCAGTATGGCCTCACGCCGGAGCGCGTCGCCGAGGCGGCCCTGCGCCAACTGGGCCGTCCCGCCGATATCGCCTCCTCCGAACCGGAGGCACAGCGCATTCCGGGACGCCAGCCTGCCGGCCACGAGGGCCATTCCTAG
- the rny gene encoding ribonuclease Y → MAFLGVALLGLLAGAAVMYVLYRPRFEELRRQAEAEAQRLRESAQAQSRELLVQAQAEALRVRNEAEADIKQARQALLKQEERIQQLEERLARSQEKVDRKLDDLERRERGISQRERQIERLHREAEELKHSQQAELERIAGLTTDEAREIVLKRVEATARDDAARLMRQIEQEAKDEAEKRAKKIISIAIQRLASEYVAELTVTTVPLPSEELKGRIIGREGRNIRAFEQITGVDIIVDDTPEAVTLSCHDPVRREVARLALTKLLKDGRIHPARIEEVVEKTRQEIETIMREEGERVVYEAGVQGLHPDLIRILGRLKYRTSYGQNVLQHSLECALLAGAMASELGANVQVAKTAALLHDIGKAVDHEVQGPHALIGADIARRLGRSPAIVHAIAAHHFEEEPQTVEAFIVAAADAMSGGRPGARRETLDLYIKRLEALETVATSFPGVQRAFAIQAGREVRVMVQPDAVDDLGSITLARNISRKIEESLQYPGQIRVTVIRETRAVDYAR, encoded by the coding sequence ATGGCGTTCCTTGGCGTAGCCCTGCTTGGGCTGCTGGCAGGCGCAGCGGTCATGTACGTGCTGTATCGTCCTCGCTTCGAGGAGCTGCGTCGTCAGGCGGAAGCCGAGGCACAGCGGTTGCGCGAGAGCGCGCAGGCGCAGAGTCGCGAGCTGCTAGTGCAGGCGCAGGCCGAGGCGCTGCGTGTGCGCAACGAGGCGGAAGCCGATATCAAGCAGGCACGTCAGGCGCTGCTTAAGCAAGAAGAACGCATTCAACAACTGGAAGAACGGCTGGCGCGCAGCCAGGAGAAGGTCGATCGCAAGCTGGATGATCTGGAGCGTCGCGAGCGCGGGATCAGCCAGCGCGAGCGCCAGATCGAACGCCTCCATCGTGAGGCGGAGGAGCTGAAGCACAGTCAGCAGGCCGAATTGGAACGGATTGCCGGCCTAACCACCGACGAGGCGCGTGAGATCGTGCTGAAGCGGGTGGAGGCGACAGCCCGTGACGACGCGGCGCGGCTGATGCGCCAGATCGAGCAGGAGGCGAAAGACGAGGCCGAAAAGCGCGCCAAGAAGATCATCAGTATTGCTATTCAACGGCTGGCATCGGAGTACGTCGCAGAGTTGACGGTCACGACGGTGCCGTTGCCGAGCGAGGAGCTCAAAGGTCGGATCATCGGCCGCGAGGGTCGCAACATTCGGGCGTTCGAGCAGATTACCGGCGTGGACATTATTGTCGATGACACGCCGGAAGCGGTGACGCTCTCGTGTCACGACCCGGTTCGGCGGGAGGTGGCACGCCTGGCGCTGACCAAACTCCTCAAAGATGGCCGCATTCATCCTGCGCGCATCGAGGAGGTGGTGGAGAAGACGCGCCAGGAGATCGAAACAATCATGCGCGAGGAGGGTGAGCGCGTCGTATACGAGGCGGGCGTGCAGGGGTTGCACCCCGACCTGATTCGTATTCTGGGGCGGCTCAAATACCGCACAAGCTACGGCCAGAACGTGCTGCAGCATTCGCTGGAGTGCGCGTTGCTGGCCGGCGCGATGGCGAGCGAGCTCGGCGCCAACGTGCAGGTGGCCAAGACGGCGGCGCTGTTGCACGACATCGGTAAGGCCGTCGATCACGAAGTGCAGGGCCCGCATGCGCTGATCGGCGCGGATATCGCTCGGCGCCTGGGGCGTTCACCGGCGATCGTGCATGCGATTGCCGCCCATCACTTCGAAGAAGAGCCGCAGACCGTGGAGGCGTTCATTGTGGCGGCCGCCGATGCTATGTCGGGCGGACGACCCGGGGCGCGCCGCGAGACGCTGGATCTGTATATCAAGCGCCTGGAGGCGCTGGAAACGGTGGCGACATCGTTCCCGGGCGTGCAGCGGGCCTTCGCCATTCAGGCCGGCCGCGAGGTGCGCGTGATGGTGCAGCCTGATGCCGTCGACGATCTTGGTAGTATTACGCTGGCGCGTAATATCTCCAGGAAGATCGAGGAAAGCCTGCAGTATCCCGGCCAGATTCGGGTGACCGTGATCCGGGAGACACGCGCCGTAGACTACGCGCGGTGA